In a genomic window of Acidobacteriota bacterium:
- the rplD gene encoding 50S ribosomal protein L4 has translation MADVAVVNLKRKSVANIDLPDAVYDYPWKRHLLHEAVHHYLACARRGTHKAKNRVEVSGGGKKPWRQKGTGRARVGSMRSPIWRGGGVVHGPQPRDYAYRFPRKARRRALASALSDKLRGESLVVVENLNVDSHKTKDLDRLVRKDLGLAGKTLLVFDGENEKIELASRNHPSIGAIRVMQLHAYHVLNFETVVISQAAAEQLGEVLAR, from the coding sequence ATGGCTGATGTTGCTGTTGTGAACCTGAAGCGGAAGAGCGTGGCAAACATCGATCTTCCCGATGCTGTCTACGATTACCCGTGGAAGCGCCACTTGTTGCACGAAGCCGTGCACCACTACCTGGCTTGCGCGCGTCGGGGCACCCACAAGGCCAAAAACCGCGTCGAAGTCAGCGGCGGCGGGAAGAAGCCGTGGCGCCAAAAGGGTACCGGCCGGGCACGGGTGGGCTCGATGCGCTCGCCGATCTGGCGCGGCGGTGGTGTGGTGCATGGTCCGCAGCCGAGAGACTATGCCTACCGTTTTCCCCGGAAGGCGCGCCGTCGGGCGTTGGCCTCGGCCCTCTCGGACAAATTGCGTGGTGAGAGCCTGGTGGTCGTCGAGAACCTCAACGTCGACAGTCACAAGACGAAGGACCTCGATCGCCTGGTGCGGAAGGACCTGGGCCTGGCGGGAAAGACGCTGCTGGTCTTCGACGGCGAGAACGAAAAGATCGAGCTGGCTTCGCGGAATCACCCGTCCATCGGTGCGATCCGGGTTATGCAGCTCCATGCTTACCACGTGCTCAATTTCGAAACCGTCGTGATTTCCCAGGCGGCGGCCGAGCAACTCGGGGAGGTGCTGGCGCGATGA
- the rplC gene encoding 50S ribosomal protein L3 has product MVNGLIGKKIGMTQVFLEDGRAVPVTVLRAGPCVVVQRKTIERDGYEAAQLGLVEKGPDRQANKPKRGHFAKVDLPPTRVLREFTVSGDDESAPGQTVTCEIFEAGQKVEIVGTTKGRGFQGVMKRHNFGGGRATHGSMFHRAPGSVGQSAYPSRVFPGMRLPGQMGDTRVTTKGLEVVRVDAEQNLILVKGSVPGARGSLVLIRKPNTANFKR; this is encoded by the coding sequence ATGGTCAACGGACTGATTGGCAAGAAGATCGGCATGACGCAGGTCTTCCTGGAGGACGGTCGGGCGGTGCCCGTGACGGTGCTGCGGGCGGGTCCCTGCGTTGTCGTGCAGCGTAAGACGATCGAGCGGGACGGCTACGAGGCCGCTCAACTCGGCCTCGTGGAAAAAGGTCCCGACCGGCAAGCCAACAAGCCCAAGCGCGGGCACTTCGCCAAGGTCGACCTGCCTCCGACGCGGGTTCTGCGCGAGTTCACCGTTTCCGGTGACGACGAGTCGGCTCCGGGGCAGACGGTGACCTGTGAGATCTTCGAGGCGGGCCAGAAGGTCGAGATCGTCGGTACGACGAAGGGGCGCGGCTTCCAGGGCGTGATGAAGCGGCACAACTTCGGCGGCGGACGGGCGACCCACGGATCGATGTTTCACCGGGCGCCGGGGTCGGTAGGGCAGTCGGCCTATCCCTCGCGGGTCTTTCCCGGTATGCGGCTTCCCGGGCAGATGGGTGACACCCGGGTGACGACGAAGGGTCTCGAGGTCGTGCGGGTCGACGCCGAACAGAATTTGATTCTCGTCAAGGGCTCGGTACCCGGCGCGCGGGGCAGCTTGGTGCTGATCCGCAAGCCCAACACGGCCAACTTCAAGCGCTAG